In a genomic window of Desulfovibrio litoralis DSM 11393:
- a CDS encoding DUF3829 domain-containing protein encodes MNKKNSVRTQTPALSFFRTMPKLVLLLALGSFTIGALGCSSDSEEKSGQEKTASQATQPAGGNTDKKSASQETDSNLSIEKWNAYIALTNETYNIYFKMVETYLIAFGQGEKPTEPKHNNDRIDFNNSTLNTGNLEKAIDKTLEVAAQNPDDFDRIATEAAKALKEQLPLLVKLGKYSRNKGYIDDKGALAIELHPQIIKNFPIVDASFGQLDKAIGEQEKQRQAEDLKHLKAEGMEISATALELYIAATDIQKYMSEKEVTRDNFRKVIKLEELRKLYDKLPPLMANLEKLSTNLEQVKKEGLRESDPTSFLDSAGDFKVEVASLIEVLEKSSGGASTSSLPQQIANNYNRLVNSYNRDIAH; translated from the coding sequence ATGAACAAAAAAAACTCTGTGCGGACTCAAACCCCCGCCTTATCTTTCTTCCGAACAATGCCCAAACTGGTGCTTTTATTAGCCCTAGGCAGTTTTACTATTGGAGCGTTAGGTTGCTCAAGCGATAGTGAAGAAAAAAGCGGTCAAGAAAAAACAGCCTCCCAGGCAACTCAGCCTGCCGGCGGTAACACAGACAAAAAATCTGCGTCTCAAGAAACAGATAGCAATCTCAGCATTGAAAAATGGAATGCTTATATTGCCTTAACCAATGAAACATATAACATTTATTTCAAAATGGTCGAAACTTATTTAATCGCTTTCGGGCAAGGTGAAAAACCAACCGAACCTAAACACAACAACGACCGCATAGATTTCAACAATTCTACCCTTAACACCGGTAATCTGGAAAAAGCCATCGACAAAACGTTGGAAGTTGCCGCCCAAAATCCCGATGACTTTGACCGCATAGCCACTGAAGCTGCTAAAGCACTCAAAGAACAGTTGCCACTTTTGGTTAAACTAGGCAAATATTCACGCAATAAAGGCTATATTGACGACAAAGGGGCTCTTGCCATAGAGTTACACCCTCAGATCATTAAAAACTTCCCTATTGTCGATGCATCTTTTGGTCAACTCGATAAAGCCATTGGCGAACAAGAAAAACAACGGCAAGCAGAAGACCTCAAGCATCTTAAAGCCGAAGGAATGGAAATTTCCGCTACAGCTCTGGAACTTTACATTGCAGCCACCGATATTCAAAAATATATGAGCGAGAAAGAAGTAACACGAGATAATTTTAGAAAAGTCATTAAACTAGAAGAGCTTCGCAAACTTTATGACAAATTGCCTCCGCTTATGGCTAATTTGGAAAAGTTATCCACTAACCTCGAACAAGTCAAAAAAGAAGGCTTAAGAGAAAGCGACCCGACTAGTTTTCTAGATTCTGCCGGAGATTTTAAAGTTGAAGTTGCCAGTTTGATTGAAGTTTTGGAAAAAAGCAGTGGTGGAGCAAGCACTTCTTCCTTGCCACAACAAATAGCCAACAATTATAACCGCCTTGTCAACAGTTACAATAGAGATATCGCTCACTAA
- a CDS encoding cell division protein FtsX: MFIQIIKLSVKGCKALLQNPLPKLLTLSAVTLVAFLTGLFLMGLSTFDKHLNTTHGESVYQVYWRVGTPESDLKTQWSEISSLPGFKEIKTYTPAEALEALTQKLRQNTAQKIEIPNLRNNNPLPPTALVTFIDPSSLTDNTINFDTWTAEIQQRLKNLKGVERVAVTPLRDELGKLWRNVSHFIFYPIVTFLFLVLALVVGNTVRLSLIEKIQEVEILHLVGAYAWYIRLPLLASGALLGFMGGFLALILLYLVHFQLRDILNFAPLYMTLSFITLPVCIILVLIPTFMGILGTWLATRKII, from the coding sequence ATGTTTATACAAATTATCAAACTATCCGTTAAAGGTTGTAAGGCATTGTTGCAAAACCCTTTGCCCAAGTTATTGACCTTGAGTGCGGTAACTTTGGTGGCGTTTTTAACAGGTTTATTCCTAATGGGTTTAAGCACTTTTGACAAACATTTGAATACAACTCACGGCGAATCTGTATATCAGGTTTATTGGCGAGTCGGAACACCGGAAAGCGACTTAAAAACACAATGGAGCGAAATTTCGTCCCTTCCGGGGTTTAAAGAAATAAAAACCTATACACCCGCCGAAGCGTTAGAGGCTTTAACTCAAAAGTTACGCCAAAACACGGCTCAAAAAATAGAAATTCCCAATTTACGCAACAACAATCCCCTTCCGCCCACAGCCTTGGTTACTTTTATTGACCCATCGAGCCTTACAGACAACACAATAAACTTTGATACATGGACAGCGGAAATTCAACAACGCCTGAAAAATTTAAAAGGCGTGGAAAGAGTCGCCGTTACTCCCTTAAGAGACGAGCTTGGCAAACTTTGGCGAAATGTTAGCCACTTTATCTTTTACCCCATTGTAACATTTTTATTTTTAGTTTTGGCTTTAGTCGTGGGAAACACGGTTCGCCTTTCGCTTATAGAAAAAATACAAGAAGTCGAGATTTTACATTTAGTCGGAGCCTACGCTTGGTATATCAGGCTTCCGCTCTTGGCAAGCGGAGCTTTACTTGGCTTTATGGGCGGTTTTTTGGCGTTAATCTTATTATATTTGGTCCATTTTCAACTAAGAGACATCTTAAATTTTGCACCTTTATATATGACGCTTTCGTTTATCACTCTTCCCGTTTGTATTATTTTAGTTCTAATTCCGACATTTATGGGGATTTTAGGAACTTGGCTCGCCACCAGAAAAATTATTTAG
- a CDS encoding restriction endonuclease has protein sequence MNYWTNLSIEYANQKSYLDDLFQIYPTIPDGIRDINTVYWNDIEGAFDNKDNKRLITALLQLDLFPIKDSYIAYLKRDKSSIERNPKTINRICGRLYEMGISKIYERCSEPKETNRQIGPMFRNWLKKKSLGIQPVCSETFLSNQNDAILDAGDSELMKFAKEHLGYNHNKGLDFIARFNKKYVIGEAKFLTDFGGHQNAQFNDAINTIKADGVNAIKIAILDGVLFIKGNNKMYKEITTTYKTYNIMSALVLREFLYQL, from the coding sequence ATGAATTATTGGACAAATTTAAGCATTGAATATGCCAACCAAAAATCTTATCTTGATGATTTATTTCAAATATATCCGACAATACCAGATGGAATAAGAGATATAAATACGGTCTATTGGAATGATATAGAAGGTGCATTTGATAATAAAGACAACAAACGCTTAATAACCGCCCTGTTACAACTAGACTTATTTCCAATAAAAGATAGCTATATAGCATATTTAAAGAGAGATAAATCTTCTATTGAACGAAACCCCAAAACGATCAACAGAATTTGTGGAAGACTTTATGAAATGGGGATTAGCAAAATTTATGAAAGATGCAGTGAACCGAAAGAAACCAACAGACAAATAGGTCCTATGTTTAGAAATTGGTTAAAGAAAAAAAGCTTAGGGATACAACCTGTATGCTCAGAAACCTTTTTATCAAATCAAAATGATGCAATTCTTGATGCTGGAGACTCAGAGTTAATGAAATTTGCTAAGGAACATCTAGGCTATAACCATAATAAAGGTTTAGATTTTATTGCTCGATTTAATAAAAAATACGTAATTGGCGAGGCGAAGTTCTTAACAGATTTTGGCGGACATCAAAATGCACAATTTAATGATGCAATTAACACAATAAAAGCAGACGGCGTTAATGCTATTAAAATAGCAATATTAGATGGTGTTCTATTCATAAAAGGTAATAATAAAATGTACAAAGAGATTACGACGACTTATAAAACCTATAACATAATGAGTGCTCTTGTTCTGCGAGAATTTTTATATCAACTTTAA
- a CDS encoding HEPN domain-containing protein: MATNTKYFFDLKKRIQFLRTTLLPTSLVSNLSGRFNSEEKDKISSFCLLTHAELEHYFESIAVSVLDKCLKEWEMRKRITHCLGYLLKADISPLQEDRQLSALISEVCHRKKGGLQGNHGIKKDDIKRIYNDLGCYKDFFGDSFLNDLDLYGKLRGDHAHKSARIRTQISPTDLITKIHNILAEIEVFDKKIKIDMNKK; encoded by the coding sequence ATGGCTACGAATACAAAGTATTTTTTTGATTTAAAAAAACGCATTCAATTTTTAAGGACTACTTTATTGCCTACTAGCCTTGTAAGTAATTTATCAGGCAGATTTAACTCCGAAGAAAAGGATAAAATATCTAGTTTTTGCTTATTAACTCACGCAGAACTTGAACATTATTTTGAAAGTATTGCTGTGAGTGTATTAGACAAATGCTTAAAGGAATGGGAAATGCGTAAGAGAATTACCCATTGCTTAGGTTATTTGCTGAAAGCTGATATTTCGCCTTTACAAGAAGATCGGCAATTGAGTGCTCTTATAAGTGAAGTGTGTCATAGAAAAAAGGGTGGACTTCAGGGTAATCATGGTATTAAGAAAGATGACATAAAGCGGATATATAACGATCTAGGTTGTTATAAGGATTTTTTTGGAGACTCATTTCTTAATGATCTAGACTTGTATGGTAAACTACGCGGTGATCACGCTCATAAATCTGCTCGAATACGCACGCAGATATCTCCTACTGACTTAATCACTAAGATTCATAATATATTAGCTGAGATAGAAGTATTTGATAAGAAAATAAAAATAGATATGAATAAAAAATGA
- a CDS encoding FkbM family methyltransferase, translating into MSQYLNNVLEVIKILKQIQSTANNHKAPFYSEYPGDTILKLLGNLEQLDFARASYYTDQESQKVFDWVLQYKMIMSFYGMPIPVELPNTPYPQTKWLKLIDEAKAFVKNNHVIQNATDDFLDIIDTWILESYALSGICEAKTGDIVFDCGTFTGNTSLYFSQKVGDSGHVYGFEAGPSTFKTYKHNTQSVKNLTQINAAVSDQCGEMFFANDGCAGGGLNKDGQISVKTINLDTFYQENNLSRVDFIKMDIEGAEEAALIGAETIIKKHKPQMAISAYHKDTDLTDLPKRILTICPDYSFQLRHFSNCVYETVLFCIPQTANKRSQSNQNQSNCQNNANNNEQYKTVLLTLMPLLHSALSIFYEQKREQETNLLFNKAYQLLQISENTLNQVKAENQKLSVENFALKNILKKKG; encoded by the coding sequence ATGTCGCAATATTTAAATAACGTATTAGAAGTAATTAAAATTTTAAAACAGATACAAAGTACAGCAAATAACCATAAAGCTCCTTTTTACTCCGAATATCCCGGCGACACAATTCTTAAACTGCTTGGCAATTTAGAACAATTAGACTTTGCGAGAGCCTCTTATTACACAGATCAAGAATCACAAAAAGTTTTTGACTGGGTATTACAATATAAAATGATTATGAGCTTTTATGGAATGCCAATTCCTGTTGAGTTGCCCAATACGCCCTATCCTCAAACCAAGTGGTTAAAGCTTATAGACGAGGCTAAGGCATTTGTAAAAAATAACCATGTAATTCAAAATGCTACTGATGATTTTTTAGATATTATTGATACATGGATTTTAGAAAGCTATGCTTTAAGCGGAATTTGCGAAGCTAAAACAGGTGATATCGTTTTTGATTGCGGAACTTTTACCGGAAACACAAGCCTCTATTTCTCTCAAAAAGTAGGTGATTCAGGACACGTTTATGGCTTTGAAGCCGGACCTTCCACTTTTAAAACCTACAAACATAATACTCAAAGCGTAAAAAATCTAACCCAAATCAACGCTGCCGTGAGTGATCAGTGCGGAGAGATGTTTTTTGCCAATGATGGTTGTGCGGGTGGCGGTTTGAATAAAGACGGGCAAATTAGCGTAAAAACAATTAATCTTGATACTTTTTATCAAGAAAATAACTTATCACGAGTAGATTTTATAAAAATGGATATAGAAGGTGCCGAGGAAGCCGCTCTAATCGGAGCAGAAACAATTATTAAAAAACACAAACCTCAAATGGCTATCTCGGCTTATCATAAAGACACAGATTTAACCGACCTTCCGAAACGCATCTTAACTATTTGTCCTGATTATAGTTTTCAGTTACGCCACTTTTCTAATTGTGTTTATGAAACTGTATTATTTTGCATTCCCCAAACCGCAAACAAACGCTCGCAAAGCAATCAAAATCAAAGCAATTGTCAAAATAATGCAAACAATAATGAGCAATACAAAACCGTGCTTTTGACTTTAATGCCTTTATTACATTCTGCTCTCTCAATTTTTTATGAACAAAAAAGGGAACAAGAAACCAACTTATTATTTAACAAAGCTTATCAACTCTTACAAATCAGCGAAAATACCTTAAACCAAGTCAAAGCCGAAAACCAAAAACTCAGCGTGGAAAACTTTGCCCTAAAAAATATCTTAAAGAAAAAAGGTTAA
- a CDS encoding DNA methyltransferase, whose translation MKNLLIHADNLLGLNYLLNEKELKGAIDLVYIDPPFATGIDFTITKGRTSTISTGKNGTLAYSDKLVGKDFIAFLKKRLLLLHKLLSENGSIYLHIDYKIGHYVKVMMDEVFGIENFRNDITRIKCNPKNFNRIGYGNIKDLILFYSKTKKPIWNEPRAEYSDKDLEKLFPKKNATGRRYTTVPIHAPGETINGNSNALFKGMSPPEGRHWRVDVTTLEQWDQKGLLEWSATGNPRKIIYADEKDGKRVQDIWDYKDPQYPIYPTEKNSRLLDLIIKTSSNPKSIVLDCFCGSGTTLKSAHLLDRHWIGIEQSDLAIKATQNKMNTIKANLFISQPEYDFVSMTDTEEKV comes from the coding sequence ATGAAAAATTTACTTATACATGCTGACAATTTACTGGGATTAAACTATCTTTTAAATGAAAAAGAATTAAAAGGGGCGATAGATCTTGTTTATATTGATCCACCTTTTGCAACAGGCATAGACTTTACAATAACCAAGGGTAGAACATCTACTATAAGCACTGGAAAAAATGGAACTCTTGCCTATTCTGACAAACTGGTAGGTAAAGATTTTATTGCTTTTTTAAAAAAAAGATTACTTTTACTACATAAACTTTTATCAGAAAACGGTTCCATATATTTACATATAGATTACAAAATTGGACATTATGTAAAAGTAATGATGGACGAAGTTTTTGGAATAGAAAATTTTCGAAATGATATCACTAGAATAAAGTGTAACCCTAAAAATTTTAATAGAATTGGCTACGGAAACATAAAAGATTTAATTCTTTTTTATTCTAAAACTAAAAAGCCTATTTGGAATGAACCCAGAGCAGAATATTCAGATAAAGATTTAGAAAAGCTTTTTCCTAAAAAAAATGCTACTGGCAGACGTTACACGACAGTGCCTATTCATGCCCCTGGCGAAACAATCAACGGAAACTCAAACGCACTATTTAAGGGAATGAGTCCTCCAGAAGGCAGGCATTGGAGGGTCGATGTCACAACTCTTGAACAGTGGGATCAAAAAGGTCTACTAGAATGGTCTGCAACAGGTAACCCAAGAAAAATAATTTATGCGGATGAAAAAGATGGTAAAAGAGTGCAAGATATTTGGGACTATAAAGATCCTCAATATCCTATTTATCCAACAGAGAAAAACAGTCGCTTGTTAGACTTAATTATAAAAACTTCGTCAAACCCCAAAAGTATTGTGCTTGATTGTTTTTGTGGTTCTGGAACAACCTTAAAATCTGCACATCTACTTGATAGACATTGGATAGGTATAGAACAGTCAGATCTGGCAATAAAAGCAACGCAAAATAAAATGAATACAATTAAAGCTAACTTATTTATTTCACAACCAGAATATGATTTTGTATCAATGACAGACACAGAAGAAAAAGTATAA
- the coaBC gene encoding bifunctional phosphopantothenoylcysteine decarboxylase/phosphopantothenate--cysteine ligase CoaBC — protein sequence MHPQLNFDILKGKQIHLAVCGSVSLYKTLDLMRSWLKQEAEVSVALSSSAQEFIRPLFFSALGANKVYTQMFSQNSEEFMLHLEPGQRADAFVIAPASANILAKLAHGLADDLISTQALAFERPLVIAPAMNFRMWQNLATQANVKILKERGHIIVPPASGKMACNEVGQGRLAEIEELHCAVLKNLSPQDLAGKTVLLTAGATQEPWDAVRYWTNPSSGLMGACLALAAYLRGAKVHVVSGPQIPWLPNAIQHSKVKTAKEMYELVLDQADAFDIGIFTAAVADFSPLPFGGEKFKKDKAVSTPENSSALTIEFKANPDILATIGKQKKNGQLLVGFAAESSNLEFAVKSKLERKNCDLLVGNLINQENSGFKSENNSVFMQDRFGKSESLNNLPKTELAWRILNWLVAL from the coding sequence ATGCACCCTCAATTAAATTTTGACATATTAAAAGGGAAACAAATCCACTTAGCTGTTTGTGGGTCTGTTTCTCTTTATAAAACTCTTGATTTAATGCGTTCTTGGCTAAAACAAGAAGCAGAGGTTTCGGTGGCGTTAAGTAGCTCGGCACAAGAATTTATTCGCCCGCTGTTTTTTTCTGCTTTGGGGGCAAATAAAGTTTATACTCAAATGTTTTCCCAAAACTCTGAAGAATTTATGCTACATTTAGAACCGGGGCAAAGAGCCGATGCCTTTGTTATTGCCCCGGCGAGTGCGAATATTTTGGCAAAACTTGCACACGGTTTAGCCGACGATTTAATTTCGACTCAAGCTTTGGCGTTTGAACGACCTTTGGTTATTGCTCCGGCAATGAACTTTCGCATGTGGCAAAATCTGGCAACTCAAGCGAATGTTAAAATTTTAAAAGAACGTGGACATATTATTGTTCCCCCGGCTTCAGGAAAAATGGCTTGTAACGAAGTCGGACAAGGACGTTTAGCAGAAATTGAAGAGCTTCATTGTGCGGTTTTAAAAAATCTTTCACCTCAAGACTTAGCCGGAAAAACCGTTTTATTAACAGCGGGTGCAACTCAAGAACCTTGGGACGCCGTTCGTTACTGGACAAACCCCTCAAGCGGTTTAATGGGGGCTTGTTTAGCTTTGGCGGCTTATTTAAGAGGTGCAAAAGTTCACGTTGTTTCAGGGCCGCAAATACCTTGGCTACCTAATGCGATTCAACACAGCAAGGTAAAAACCGCCAAAGAAATGTATGAGCTTGTTTTAGATCAAGCCGATGCCTTTGATATTGGAATTTTTACCGCCGCCGTCGCTGATTTTTCTCCCCTACCTTTTGGAGGAGAAAAGTTTAAAAAAGATAAGGCAGTTTCAACACCTGAAAATTCTTCGGCACTAACTATTGAGTTTAAAGCAAACCCCGATATTTTAGCTACAATTGGCAAACAGAAAAAAAATGGGCAATTACTTGTCGGCTTTGCGGCGGAAAGCAGTAACCTTGAATTTGCCGTTAAAAGTAAGCTTGAACGTAAAAATTGCGATCTTTTGGTAGGGAATTTGATTAATCAAGAAAATTCGGGTTTTAAATCAGAAAATAACAGTGTTTTTATGCAAGATCGTTTTGGTAAAAGCGAAAGCCTAAATAATTTACCGAAAACAGAACTTGCTTGGAGGATTTTAAATTGGCTGGTCGCCCTTTAA
- a CDS encoding glycerate kinase: MRKVILIPDSFKGTMSSCEICSIMEQAIHRHLPGVKVVSIPVADGGEGSVDCFLSAVGGIKQNVKVKDPYFKEIDSFYGLLPDGTAIVEMAACAGLPLVENNKSATKTTTYGVGQLIAHAAQAGCKRIIIGLGGSATNDGGTGAAAALGVKFKNSKGESFVPVGGTLKDIVHIDVSGLLPKLKEIELVAMCDIDNPLCGIHGAAHVFGPQKGADPETVKLLDAGLLNLAKVVKVDLGKDICDLAGAGAAGGMGGGMVAFLGAKLQMGIETILDTVGFDELLKDADLVFSGEGKIDFQSLRGKVVIGVARRTKKAGVPLIAVVGDIGDNIEAAYNEGISGIFSINRVAVPFDESKNRSKDDLRLTIDNIIRFIQSLKK, from the coding sequence ATGCGGAAAGTAATTCTTATTCCCGATAGTTTTAAAGGTACGATGAGTTCTTGTGAAATCTGTTCTATTATGGAACAAGCGATTCATAGACATTTACCTGGGGTTAAAGTTGTTTCTATTCCCGTAGCTGACGGCGGAGAGGGGAGTGTTGATTGTTTTCTTTCGGCTGTTGGCGGAATAAAACAGAACGTAAAAGTTAAAGACCCTTATTTTAAAGAAATAGATAGTTTTTATGGGCTGTTGCCTGATGGAACGGCGATTGTTGAAATGGCGGCTTGTGCGGGTTTACCTTTAGTGGAAAATAATAAATCAGCAACCAAAACGACAACTTACGGTGTTGGTCAATTAATTGCCCATGCGGCTCAAGCGGGTTGTAAAAGAATTATTATCGGACTTGGCGGAAGTGCGACCAATGACGGCGGAACGGGAGCGGCGGCGGCTCTTGGTGTGAAATTTAAAAACAGTAAGGGTGAAAGTTTTGTTCCTGTTGGCGGAACTTTAAAAGATATTGTGCATATTGATGTTTCAGGGCTTTTACCGAAACTTAAAGAGATAGAGCTGGTTGCGATGTGTGATATTGACAACCCTTTGTGTGGAATACACGGAGCGGCTCATGTTTTTGGACCGCAAAAAGGAGCAGACCCCGAAACGGTCAAGTTGCTTGATGCGGGTCTTTTAAATTTAGCCAAAGTTGTTAAAGTTGATTTGGGAAAAGATATTTGCGATTTGGCGGGAGCAGGTGCCGCAGGCGGTATGGGCGGTGGAATGGTAGCGTTTTTGGGTGCTAAATTACAAATGGGGATTGAAACGATTTTAGACACGGTAGGTTTTGATGAGCTATTGAAAGATGCCGATTTAGTTTTTAGCGGAGAGGGTAAGATCGACTTTCAATCGCTGAGGGGAAAGGTTGTGATTGGTGTTGCTCGTCGCACAAAGAAAGCCGGCGTTCCTTTAATTGCGGTTGTCGGTGATATCGGGGACAATATCGAAGCGGCTTATAACGAAGGTATTAGCGGAATTTTCAGCATTAATCGAGTTGCTGTTCCGTTTGACGAGTCAAAAAACCGTAGTAAAGATGATTTGCGTTTAACAATAGATAATATCATCAGGTTTATACAGAGTTTAAAAAAGTAA
- a CDS encoding tRNA dihydrouridine synthase translates to MTQPLIITPDKPWLAPLAGYSDLPFRLLCRHYGAAVAVTEMVSAKGLFYNSKASMALLATHPNLPKISAQAKKAWHFPHESVLTGSVLTGSISGGSVLGLENKLNSSEATTTNLTQPINLTHPINVDELQKYNDNPLVVQLFGAEPEYMGRAVATLRELGYSYFDCNMGCSVPKVVKAGAGAALLKEPALALDVAKAMINAASPQTVGFKLRLGWLNGSDTYLDLALALQDAGAGWITLHPRSAKQAFTGKADWTALEKLKKVLTIPLIASGDLLDAQSAVNCVKETGVDSVMFARGAMHAPYIFQDYLQLLKHGTQAEINLDDETQAFKTFILNLVERHVRLVQTFMPAMDSNTASRIALLKMRTFVPKYVRHFSGVKELRSRLIKINSWEELFEILSDKQ, encoded by the coding sequence ATGACTCAACCTCTTATAATTACTCCCGATAAACCTTGGCTCGCACCTTTAGCGGGCTATTCTGATTTACCTTTTCGCCTGTTGTGTCGCCACTATGGTGCGGCTGTGGCTGTTACCGAAATGGTTAGTGCTAAGGGTTTGTTTTATAACTCAAAAGCGAGTATGGCTTTACTGGCGACTCACCCAAACTTGCCTAAAATTTCCGCTCAAGCTAAAAAAGCTTGGCATTTCCCGCATGAAAGTGTCTTAACTGGTAGTGTTTTAACGGGAAGTATTTCAGGGGGCAGTGTTTTAGGTCTGGAAAATAAGTTAAATAGCTCCGAGGCAACTACTACAAATTTGACTCAACCAATAAATTTAACACACCCAATTAATGTTGATGAGTTGCAAAAATATAATGACAACCCTTTAGTTGTCCAATTGTTTGGTGCTGAACCCGAATATATGGGGCGTGCGGTCGCTACTTTACGAGAGTTAGGTTATAGTTATTTTGACTGTAATATGGGTTGTTCCGTCCCTAAAGTGGTTAAAGCAGGGGCAGGAGCGGCTTTATTAAAAGAGCCTGCTTTGGCTTTAGACGTTGCTAAGGCTATGATCAATGCGGCGAGTCCTCAAACGGTCGGTTTTAAGTTGCGTTTAGGCTGGTTAAACGGGAGTGATACTTATTTAGATCTCGCATTGGCGTTGCAAGATGCTGGTGCCGGTTGGATCACTCTTCACCCTCGCAGTGCGAAACAGGCGTTTACGGGTAAGGCAGATTGGACAGCCTTAGAAAAATTAAAAAAAGTCTTAACTATTCCGCTGATTGCGAGTGGCGATTTGTTAGATGCACAAAGTGCCGTTAATTGCGTTAAAGAAACCGGGGTGGATAGCGTTATGTTTGCTCGTGGTGCCATGCACGCTCCTTATATTTTTCAGGATTATTTACAGCTTCTTAAGCATGGAACGCAAGCGGAAATAAATCTAGACGACGAAACTCAGGCGTTTAAAACGTTTATTTTAAACTTAGTAGAGCGTCATGTTCGCCTTGTTCAAACATTTATGCCTGCGATGGATAGTAATACTGCCAGTCGTATCGCCTTGTTAAAAATGCGTACTTTTGTGCCTAAATATGTACGCCATTTTAGCGGAGTCAAAGAGCTTCGGTCTCGGTTAATTAAGATTAATAGCTGGGAAGAATTGTTTGAGATTTTATCAGATAAACAATGA
- the purN gene encoding phosphoribosylglycinamide formyltransferase, producing the protein MTHKMPAVVLASGNGSNLQTLIDLKSANKLDLDIKLVVSNNPEAFALERAKNAKITTWGKSHKSFESREAFDLNVIAEIEKAGILSNQKLIADGKDITKSSQVGCIILAGYMRLLSTAFIQAFSGRILNIHPALLPSFAGAKGGLDALNYGIKITGCTVHFVDEIMDHGPVIIQAAVPHKAGESLDELMQRIHKLEHRIYPQAVQWLAEDRLSLKDRVVYLKENSKSEKLASLGNQELSFLVSPPLEKF; encoded by the coding sequence ATGACTCATAAAATGCCCGCTGTTGTCTTAGCCTCAGGAAACGGCAGCAACCTCCAAACTTTAATCGACCTTAAGAGTGCAAATAAGCTCGATTTAGATATAAAACTTGTCGTAAGTAACAACCCCGAAGCTTTTGCCTTAGAACGTGCAAAGAATGCAAAGATCACTACTTGGGGCAAGAGTCATAAAAGTTTTGAAAGCCGTGAAGCTTTTGACCTTAACGTTATTGCCGAAATTGAAAAAGCCGGTATTTTAAGCAACCAAAAACTTATCGCAGACGGAAAAGATATTACAAAATCCTCTCAAGTTGGTTGTATTATTTTGGCAGGTTACATGCGTTTATTGTCGACGGCTTTTATTCAGGCGTTTTCAGGGCGTATTTTAAATATCCACCCCGCTCTCTTGCCAAGTTTTGCCGGTGCAAAAGGCGGTTTGGACGCTTTAAATTATGGAATCAAAATAACGGGCTGTACAGTACATTTTGTTGATGAGATTATGGATCATGGTCCTGTGATTATTCAAGCGGCCGTTCCGCATAAAGCCGGCGAAAGTTTAGACGAATTAATGCAACGCATTCATAAACTTGAACACAGAATTTATCCACAGGCGGTGCAATGGCTCGCCGAAGACCGTTTATCTTTAAAAGACAGAGTCGTTTATTTAAAGGAAAACTCTAAAAGCGAAAAACTCGCCAGTTTGGGCAACCAAGAACTAAGCTTTTTGGTTTCGCCTCCTTTAGAAAAGTTTTAG